A genomic window from Fusarium verticillioides 7600 chromosome 5, whole genome shotgun sequence includes:
- a CDS encoding hypothetical protein (At least one base has a quality score < 10): MSSSHASLSAASDDRKARLAKLKNLKRKQPGDEIVAPESERAQSPPVEPDVSRLHVSGRNYDPETRGPKLGFEQDPTLNLDKPTLEEQAAEVEAEVKQKAAEEAQDDQGVDLFKLQPKKPNWDLKRELDRKMEVLNVRTDNAIARLVRDRITGAQKAATKRDAVVDAQGTGEATGMDGVALVEGLRVREKEEEEEERREREEDAALGV, from the coding sequence atgtcttcatcacacGCCAGCCTCAGCGCTGCCTCAGACGACCGCAAAGCCAGGCTcgcgaagctgaagaacctcaagcgcAAGCAACCTGGAGACGAAATTGTTGCACCAGAATCAGAAAGAGCCCAATCCCCTCCAGTAGAGCCAGATGTCTCACGACTCCATGTCTCTGGCCGTAACTACGACCCTGAAACCAGAGGTCCCAAGCTTGGCTTTGAACAGGATCCAaccctcaacctcgacaagcCAACGCTCGAAGAGCAAGCTGCCGAAGTGGAAGCGGAGGTCAAGCAAAAGGCggcagaagaagcccaagacgaTCAAGGTGTCGATTTATTCAAGCTacagccaaagaagccgaaCTGGGACTTGAAAAGGGAACTTGATAGGAAAATGGAGGTTCTCAACGTTCGGACCGACAACGCCATTGCGCGCCTAGTCCGCGATCGTATCACGGGTGCACAAAAGGCTGCCACGAAGAGAGACGCGGTCGTGGACGCTCAAGGCACTGGAGAAGCAACCGGCATGGATGGTGTGGCATTGGTAGAAGGCTTGAGGGTcaggga